In Ctenopharyngodon idella isolate HZGC_01 chromosome 20, HZGC01, whole genome shotgun sequence, the following proteins share a genomic window:
- the btbd7 gene encoding BTB/POZ domain-containing protein 7 isoform X4, which translates to MGVNASSYPHSCSPRFGGNPQTQQTFIGASYAPQGYGGESKLYSLEHGPEKPQDKKKKSSGLATLKRRFIKRRKSSRSADHARQMRELLSGWDVRDVNALVEEYEGTAALKELSLQAGLARPEARTLQRDLATLYQHKYCTDVDLIFQDSCFPAHRAVLAARCPFFKTLLSSSPGYGAEVLLDVGTAGMDAPMFSSLLHYLYTGELGSEDARLQNVDVLVRLSEEFGTPNSLEADMRNLCEHMPYFDSLLSFSSDSELVEAFGAGGPAPSGMGSGNAGVSHSLPEEELRAHKSVLSARSPFFRNLLQRRIRSGEEITERTLQTPTRIILDESIIPKKYARVVLHCMYTDAVDLSLVLRGSPSEGSLGEVQALVAGRGCMSRAEEAMELYHIALFLEFSMLAQGQVSPRSFKESPRWSTRQ; encoded by the exons ATGGGTGTGAATGCCTCCAGCTACCCTCACTCGTGCTCCCCTCGATTCGGGGGTAACCCACAGACCCAGCAGACCTTCATAG GCGCCTCCTATGCACCACAGGGTTATGGCGGCGAGTCCAAGCTCTACAGCCTAGAACATGGCCCTGAAAAACCTCAGGACAAGAAGAAAAAGAGCTCTGGTTTGGCCACCCTCAAGAGGAGGTTCATTAAGCGACGCAAGTCCAGTCGGTCGGCCGATCATGCACGGCAGATGCGCGAGCTCCTCTCAGGGTGGGATGTGCGTGACGTCAATGCCCTGGTGGAGGAGTATGAGGGCACGGCAGCGCTCAAAGAGCTCAGTCTGCAGGCGGGCCTGGCCCGGCCCGAGGCGCGCACCCTGCAACGTGATTTAGCCACCCTTTATCAGCACAAGTACTGCACCGACGTGGACCTGATCTTCCAGGATTCCTGCTTCCCAGCACACCGTGCCGTTCTGGCTGCCCGCTGCCCGTTCTTCAAAACCCTGCTTTCGTCGTCACCGGGTTATGGGGCTGAGGTGTTGTTGGACGTTGGGACAGCAGGCATGGATGCGCCTATGTTCTCCTCATTGCTGCATTACCTCTACACGGGTGAGCTGGGCTCGGAGGACGCAAGGTTGCAGAATGTGGATGTGCTGGTGAGACTGAGCGAAGAGTTCGGTACGCCCAACTCCTTAGAAGCCGACATGCGAAACCTCTGTGAGCACATGCCATATTTTGACTCGCTGCTGAGCTTCTCCTCGGACTCTGAGCTGGTGGAGGCCTTCGGAGCAGGTGGACCTGCTCCTAGCGGCATGGGAAGTGGAAACGCAGGGGTGAGCCACAGCTTGCCTGAAGAGGAGCTAAGGGCCCACAAGTCAGTGCTCTCGGCACGCTCACCTTTCTTCCGCAACCTTCTGCAACGACGCATCCGCTCGGGTGAGGAGATCACTGAGCGCACTCTGCAAACCCCCACCCGTATTATCCTCGATGAATCCATCATTCCCAAGAAGTACGCCCGAGTGGTCTTGCACTGCATGTACACAGATGCGGTTGACCTTTCGCTGGTGCTCCGCGGGAGCCCTTCTGAAGGCAGTCTTGGTGAAGTTCAGGCGCTGGTGGCTGGGAGAGGATGCATGAGCCGGGCCGAAGAAGCCATGGAGCTCTACCACATTGCCCTCTTCTTGGAGTTCAGCATGCTTGCTCAGG gACAAGTCAGTCCTCGGTCATTCAAAGAAAGCCCAAGATGGAGTACTCGGCAATGA